Genomic window (Sediminispirochaeta smaragdinae DSM 11293):
ACGGTAATCCCTTTCCTAATTTCTTTTCCTATAAAAATATTTTCATACACAGGCATATCAGGAACCAAATTAAATTCCTGATATATCATTCCAACTCCTGCAAGTTTTGCTTCTTTCGGTGTAAGGCGTGTATGAGGTATACCGTTGATACGTATCGTCCCGCTGTCAGGAATTATAGCTCCAGAAAGCATTTTACAAAGGGTTGACTTTCCCGCACCATTCTCTCCAGCTAATGCATGTACCTCACCTTTTCTGAAGTCAATATCAGCATTATGTAAAGCAATGATTCCTCCAAAGCTTTTCGTTAATCCTTTTATGTCAACAACGATTTGGCTATGTGCAACAGCCATCCATCTTCCTCCCAACTATTGAAATAAAGGAAATCGTAACTATAGAAATTTGCATATTCCATACTATAGAAGTATGGAATATGCATTATCATATAATAGTAAATTTTTACTCTTATCGAAACACCGCGGCCAAATCGTCATCAAGCGTATATTCCGGCTCCCGTGACATGTATTCAGCCACATTTGTTTTGTCTACAAGGAAGGTTGGAGCAATATAGTCACCATCGTAATCCATCCCAAGGCAGGCTTTTGTGAGTTTCTGGAGCAAAGCGAATCCCATATCCTGGACCAAATACTGATTTGCACACGTAGCTCGGAAGACAGAGCCTTTCGCTATATAACCAAGAGCTTCTGAAATACCGTCACACCCACCTAAAAACATCTTGCTTGTATCAATACCCGCACCTACAATTGCCTGGTATGCCCCAACCGCAGCTGCATCTGCAGAACAAAGGACAACTTTGGCATCGGGATGTGCCTGCAGAATATTTTCCATTCCTTCCATTGCAGAAACCGGCTCTACCGTTGAAATGGGCTCCAAGAACGTTATGTTCTCTTTCTTACAAACAGAAAGTACGCCATCGACATAACCGTAGTAACGTCCCAATGCCGTCTCAAGTTCAGCCTGGTTGAAACAAGCTACTACAGCTTTTCCAGCCAGTTCATCGTTGATCCAGTTACCTGCAGCAACACCAAGACTGAATCCCCACTGATATTCATCAAATACAAAGTTCATTGTAACTCCATCCATTGAAGGATAGATACCCACTTTTATACCGGAATCCATTGCCCGATGCACTACATCTTCAACCGCACTTAAATCCAGTGCATTAAGCATAATCGCATCAACGCCAACACTGATAAAATTCTCAAGTGCTTCAACCTGTCTCTCCGGTTGCGAAGAACCATCAACAACAATAAGCTTTACTTTATTACCGGTGGCTTCACAAAAGGCTTTATAGCCTTCAACGTATTGGACAAAAATTTCATTTGCCATATCCATCACACAACAGCCAATAGTAATTTCCGGTGCACTACTATTGTCTGATGCGGCTTGTTGTTCGTCAGCCTTGGCAGCAGACCGCTCAGATGATTTGTGACATGCAATAAAAGGCAGGCACAAGACAACAACCAAAAAAATTAAACCTATTCTTTTCATTCGTTCCTCCCGCTACTATGTAAATATTCTTGTATCTCTACAAGATGAACACCCAATTTAGAAACCATCGAAGTCAATCATAATTTTTCCCGTTACTTTGCCTGGGACACTCCAATCGGATACCAGATCAATGAGGTTACCTGGGGTTCCAATATTTGAAACAAGAGACATACCATCAATCTTTTTAGAATCTAAATAGTGAATTCCCAGGCGCCATGCATCACCAGGAAAGTTCAAATCATAAGATTGCCATATACCAAAGAGATTAATTTCGTTTTCCAGCAGGAATCTCATCTCATCTGATAAGAACGTTATTGGTTTATCAAGATAGCCGACAAGGGCAACCTTACCATGTACAGCACATAATTTAATGGCCAGCATAGTTGTAGCCTGCAGACCCACGGCTTCAACGGTATAAAGGCATCCAAGACCAAACGTATCATCAAGATAGTGCTCAAAGAAACCTTCGGTCGTTGTATTGTAGCAATAATCCGCTCCCTGCCCTCTTGCTTTATCAAGTTGATTATCATCTGAATCAAAAACAAAAATCCGCTTTGCACCTAAAAGCCGGGCACATTGAAGCAGCAACTGTCCAATGGTGCCCATTCCAATAATGGCTATATCGTGTCCGGGATGAAAATCGATTCGAAT
Coding sequences:
- a CDS encoding sugar ABC transporter substrate-binding protein, producing the protein MKRIGLIFLVVVLCLPFIACHKSSERSAAKADEQQAASDNSSAPEITIGCCVMDMANEIFVQYVEGYKAFCEATGNKVKLIVVDGSSQPERQVEALENFISVGVDAIMLNALDLSAVEDVVHRAMDSGIKVGIYPSMDGVTMNFVFDEYQWGFSLGVAAGNWINDELAGKAVVACFNQAELETALGRYYGYVDGVLSVCKKENITFLEPISTVEPVSAMEGMENILQAHPDAKVVLCSADAAAVGAYQAIVGAGIDTSKMFLGGCDGISEALGYIAKGSVFRATCANQYLVQDMGFALLQKLTKACLGMDYDGDYIAPTFLVDKTNVAEYMSREPEYTLDDDLAAVFR
- a CDS encoding NAD(P)-dependent sugar dehydrogenase, with the protein product MKIMRLYGPMDFRIDSVDEPSCGPGEVKVKTSCCGLCGSDKPRILFGEVPFFPSTIGHEFSGIVVETGKGVTTVEAGDLVTVVPLLVCNSCVHCRTGHYGQCVSKQFIGLRAENMGAFAQYNVLPERNVLKVPVGMDKVTAALVEPLSVAIHALIRIDFHPGHDIAIIGMGTIGQLLLQCARLLGAKRIFVFDSDDNQLDKARGQGADYCYNTTTEGFFEHYLDDTFGLGCLYTVEAVGLQATTMLAIKLCAVHGKVALVGYLDKPITFLSDEMRFLLENEINLFGIWQSYDLNFPGDAWRLGIHYLDSKKIDGMSLVSNIGTPGNLIDLVSDWSVPGKVTGKIMIDFDGF